In Micromonospora sp. WMMA1363, a genomic segment contains:
- a CDS encoding 1-aminocyclopropane-1-carboxylate deaminase, whose amino-acid sequence MTPTLDSFARYPLLFGPSPVHPLERLTAHLGGAQVWAKREDCNSGIAFGGNKTRKLEYLVAEALARGCDTLVSIGGVQSNHTRQVAAVAARAGLRCVLVQESWVDWPDAVYDKVGNILLSRLAGADVRLVRAGFGIGFKESWQRALREIEEAGGKPYAIPAGASDHRLGGLGFGRWAYEVAEQERELGVFFDTIVVCSVTGSTQAGMIAGFAALAAAGGRPRRVIGVDGSAKPAETRDQVARIARGTAALIGLDRPLTDDEIILDDRYHAGTYGIPDERTLDAMRTAARTEGMITDPVYEGKSMAGLVDLVGTGEIGRDSTVLYAHLGGQPALNGYSALFS is encoded by the coding sequence ATGACCCCCACGCTCGACTCCTTCGCCCGGTACCCGCTGCTGTTCGGCCCGTCGCCGGTGCACCCGCTGGAGCGGCTCACCGCGCACCTCGGCGGCGCCCAGGTGTGGGCCAAGCGGGAGGACTGCAACTCCGGCATCGCGTTCGGCGGCAACAAGACCCGCAAGCTGGAGTACCTGGTCGCCGAGGCGCTCGCGCGGGGCTGCGACACGCTGGTCTCGATCGGCGGCGTGCAGTCAAACCACACCCGGCAGGTCGCGGCCGTGGCGGCCCGGGCGGGGCTGCGCTGCGTCCTGGTCCAGGAGAGCTGGGTGGACTGGCCGGACGCGGTCTACGACAAGGTCGGCAACATCCTGCTGTCCCGCCTGGCCGGGGCGGACGTCCGGCTGGTGCGCGCGGGCTTCGGCATCGGCTTCAAGGAGAGCTGGCAGCGGGCACTCCGGGAAATCGAGGAGGCCGGCGGGAAGCCGTACGCGATCCCGGCCGGCGCCTCCGACCACCGCCTCGGCGGCCTCGGCTTCGGCCGGTGGGCGTACGAGGTGGCCGAGCAGGAGCGCGAGCTGGGGGTCTTCTTCGACACCATCGTCGTCTGCTCGGTGACCGGCAGCACCCAGGCCGGCATGATCGCCGGCTTCGCCGCCCTTGCGGCGGCCGGCGGTCGGCCCCGCCGGGTCATCGGCGTCGACGGCTCCGCCAAGCCGGCGGAGACCCGGGACCAGGTGGCCCGGATCGCCCGCGGCACCGCCGCCCTCATCGGGCTCGACCGACCGCTGACCGACGACGAGATCATCCTGGATGACCGCTACCACGCCGGCACGTACGGCATCCCCGACGAGCGCACGCTCGACGCGATGCGGACCGCCGCGCGGACGGAGGGGATGATCACCGACCCGGTGTACGAGGGGAAGTCGATGGCCGGCCTCGTCGACCTGGTCGGCACCGGTGAGATCGGCCGGGACTCGACCGTGCTCTACGCGCACCTCGGCGGCCAGCCCGCGCTGAACGGCTACAGCGCGCTGTTCTCCTGA
- a CDS encoding universal stress protein yields MNRPVVAGVDGSPSSLVAAEHAARAAVLRTCPLHLVHGYLHPLGYGIPINPYEMGIPAPSEEARKMLDQTAADLVGRWPGLNVEVRQIAGGPGATLVEESRRAELVVVGSRGLGGFGGLLLGSVGAQVAAHARCPVLVVRPAEEPIPVQGPVLVGVDGSEGAELAVGYAADEAARREVELVLVHVRAPGEEGPAETQALLDTAVAATRGSHPGLTVTVRLLRADKPESALIEASGGAGLVVVGTRGRGGFTGMLLGSVSQSLVQHAHCPVLVAHPYRQAR; encoded by the coding sequence ATGAACCGACCCGTCGTGGCAGGAGTGGACGGATCACCGTCGAGCCTGGTGGCGGCGGAGCACGCCGCCCGGGCCGCTGTGCTGCGGACATGCCCGCTGCACCTGGTACACGGCTATCTGCATCCGCTCGGGTACGGCATCCCGATCAACCCGTACGAGATGGGCATTCCCGCGCCAAGCGAGGAAGCCCGGAAGATGCTCGATCAGACGGCGGCAGACCTGGTCGGCCGGTGGCCGGGGCTGAACGTCGAGGTGCGCCAGATCGCCGGGGGTCCGGGCGCCACCCTGGTCGAGGAGTCACGCCGGGCGGAGCTGGTGGTGGTGGGCAGCCGGGGTCTCGGTGGTTTCGGCGGGCTGCTGCTCGGCTCGGTGGGCGCCCAGGTCGCGGCCCACGCACGCTGCCCGGTGCTGGTGGTGCGCCCCGCCGAGGAGCCGATCCCAGTCCAGGGTCCGGTGCTGGTCGGGGTGGACGGCTCCGAGGGGGCCGAACTGGCCGTCGGGTACGCCGCCGACGAGGCCGCCCGGCGGGAGGTCGAGCTGGTGCTCGTGCACGTGCGTGCACCGGGCGAGGAAGGTCCGGCGGAGACCCAGGCGCTGCTCGACACAGCCGTCGCGGCCACCCGGGGAAGCCACCCCGGGCTGACCGTCACGGTCCGGCTGCTGCGGGCCGACAAGCCCGAGTCGGCGCTGATCGAGGCGAGCGGCGGAGCCGGTCTGGTGGTGGTGGGCACCCGGGGGCGGGGCGGTTTCACCGGGATGTTGCTCGGCTCGGTAAGCCAGTCACTGGTGCAGCACGCTCACTGCCCGGTGCTGGTGGCCCACCCGTACCGGCAGGCACGCTGA
- a CDS encoding universal stress protein, whose product MTINTGAPIVVGVDGSAAALDAVRLAAREAEYRQRSLRVVHAFIWPLTGAPLTPVPGAPVTAGLRNQAEQYVTEAVEQARKVAPDLRITGVVVDGAPTPVLVAESRGAALMVLGHRGLGGFAGLLLGSVTVQVSASAECPVLVLRGEPRADGPVVVGVDGSELSTEAIGFAFDHAARREAPLVAVHAWLYPAPVGPGDILPLVYDLDAFGAEEERTLAESIAGFAERYPQVPVRHRLVRGSPARVLVEESKAAQLVVVGARGRGALGGLLLGSVSHAILHHAHCPLVVVRHHATS is encoded by the coding sequence ATGACGATCAACACCGGTGCCCCGATCGTGGTCGGTGTGGACGGTTCCGCCGCAGCGCTGGACGCGGTCCGGTTGGCGGCGCGGGAGGCGGAGTACCGGCAGCGCTCCCTGCGGGTGGTGCACGCCTTCATCTGGCCGCTGACCGGCGCCCCGCTGACCCCGGTCCCGGGCGCCCCGGTCACCGCCGGCCTGCGCAACCAGGCCGAGCAATACGTCACGGAGGCCGTCGAGCAGGCCCGCAAGGTCGCCCCCGACCTGCGGATCACCGGCGTCGTGGTCGACGGCGCGCCGACCCCGGTGCTGGTGGCCGAGTCCCGGGGGGCGGCGCTGATGGTGCTGGGACACCGGGGCCTGGGTGGCTTCGCCGGGCTGTTGCTCGGGTCGGTCACCGTGCAGGTCTCCGCCAGCGCGGAGTGCCCCGTGCTGGTGCTACGGGGTGAGCCGCGCGCCGACGGTCCGGTCGTGGTCGGCGTGGACGGCTCGGAGCTGTCCACCGAGGCGATTGGCTTCGCGTTCGACCATGCGGCCCGCCGGGAAGCCCCGCTGGTCGCGGTGCACGCCTGGCTGTACCCCGCCCCGGTCGGCCCCGGCGACATCCTGCCCCTGGTGTACGACCTCGACGCGTTCGGCGCGGAGGAGGAGCGGACCCTCGCCGAGTCGATCGCCGGGTTCGCCGAGCGCTACCCTCAGGTCCCGGTGCGGCATCGACTGGTACGGGGCTCCCCAGCGCGGGTGCTGGTCGAGGAGTCGAAGGCGGCCCAGCTGGTGGTGGTCGGCGCCCGCGGTCGTGGCGCCCTCGGCGGCTTGCTGCTCGGCTCGGTCAGCCACGCCATCCTGCACCACGCGCACTGCCCGCTGGTCGTCGTGCGGCACCACGCTACCTCCTGA
- a CDS encoding cation-transporting P-type ATPase: MAEGVRTITKLASTPAAPTGLTSAEAAARLRSDGPNSSVAPPRRHLATRVLHQLTDPLVALLLAAAVVTTMLRDYPDTAVIVLVVLVNTAIGVVQEVRADRAIAALDQLAAPTARVVRDGRDVILPAADVVVGDVVRVEAGDVVPADLLLTDTARLSVDESALTGESVPVVRTEGEEASAGTVVTTGRAGGVAVRTGAASALGRITTLVAATRPAATPLQRRLGTLGRVLGLAAVLLSGLVFIIGVLGGRPVVDMAVTAVSLVVAAVPESLPAVVTLALALGARRMAGARAIPRRLHAVETLGSVTVVASDKTGTLTEGRMAVQHAVTSDGSRYRVTGTGYAPYGAVHHRGEPVAVPDELRRLARAGLLCNDAALAPPTAERPDWTAVGDPLEAALVAFAARCGLDPGVTRAAWPRIAEHPFDQDLRRMTTVHRSCDGRHLVVCKGAPENVLAAPLVDADDPEVAELTAAARRLAAEGLRVLAVASAIVGDPPADPARPVGLRPAGLVAVGDPLRAQASDIAADFDAAGVRLLLVTGDHPATAAAIGGQLGLWRDGDPLARGDDDDLADAHPDTRVYARTQPDQKLDIIAGLQARGQVVAMTGDGVNDAPALRRADIGVAMGGGTEVARQAADLVLVDDDLSTVGAAIGEGRRIYDNIRRFLRYALSGGVAEIAVMLLGPLFGLAVPLLPAQILWVNLLTHGVPGVALGAEPAEPGTMRRTPRSPAESVLGAGLGRDVLVTGGLIAAVVLGAGVAAGWADRPWQSVVFVVLGLAQLGVALAVRASRPPGTRHGNLALPVAVAVSALLQVAGVLLPPLRELLGTEPLGAVDLVACAAVSVLPGLVLRLTRRTAAR; the protein is encoded by the coding sequence GTGGCCGAGGGCGTACGCACGATCACGAAACTCGCCTCGACACCGGCGGCACCGACCGGCCTGACCTCGGCGGAGGCCGCCGCGCGGCTCCGGTCGGACGGGCCGAATTCCTCCGTCGCGCCGCCCCGCCGGCACCTGGCCACTCGGGTGCTGCACCAGCTCACCGATCCGCTGGTGGCGCTGCTGCTCGCGGCCGCCGTGGTCACCACAATGCTGCGCGACTACCCAGACACCGCCGTGATCGTGCTGGTCGTACTCGTCAACACGGCGATCGGCGTGGTCCAGGAGGTCCGCGCCGACCGCGCCATCGCCGCCCTCGATCAGCTGGCCGCGCCCACCGCCCGGGTGGTCCGGGACGGCCGGGACGTGATCCTGCCCGCCGCCGACGTCGTCGTGGGCGATGTGGTCCGGGTCGAGGCCGGCGACGTGGTCCCCGCCGATCTGCTCCTCACCGACACCGCCCGGCTGAGCGTGGACGAGTCCGCGCTGACCGGCGAGTCCGTGCCGGTCGTCCGCACCGAGGGCGAGGAGGCCAGCGCGGGCACGGTGGTCACCACCGGCCGGGCCGGCGGAGTCGCCGTCCGTACCGGAGCGGCCAGCGCGCTCGGCCGGATCACCACCCTCGTCGCGGCGACCCGACCCGCCGCCACCCCGTTGCAGCGACGGCTGGGCACGCTCGGGCGGGTCCTCGGGCTGGCCGCGGTGCTCCTCTCCGGCCTGGTCTTCATCATCGGCGTGCTCGGTGGCCGGCCCGTGGTGGACATGGCCGTCACCGCGGTCAGCCTGGTGGTTGCGGCGGTGCCGGAGTCCCTGCCAGCGGTGGTGACGCTCGCCCTCGCGCTGGGCGCCCGCCGGATGGCCGGTGCGCGCGCCATTCCCCGTCGGCTGCACGCGGTGGAGACACTCGGCTCGGTCACCGTCGTCGCCTCCGACAAGACCGGGACACTGACCGAGGGCAGGATGGCGGTGCAGCACGCGGTCACCTCGGACGGTTCCCGTTACCGGGTCACCGGCACCGGGTACGCGCCGTACGGGGCGGTGCACCACCGGGGTGAGCCGGTGGCCGTGCCGGACGAGCTACGCCGGCTGGCGCGGGCCGGGCTGCTCTGCAACGACGCCGCCCTCGCCCCACCCACCGCGGAGCGGCCGGACTGGACGGCTGTCGGCGATCCCCTGGAAGCGGCGCTGGTGGCCTTCGCCGCCCGGTGCGGCCTGGACCCGGGGGTCACCCGGGCCGCCTGGCCGCGGATCGCCGAGCACCCGTTCGACCAGGACCTGCGCCGGATGACCACGGTGCACCGCTCGTGCGACGGACGACACCTGGTGGTCTGCAAGGGCGCGCCGGAGAACGTGCTCGCTGCGCCGCTGGTCGACGCGGACGACCCGGAGGTCGCCGAGCTGACCGCCGCCGCGCGCCGGCTCGCCGCCGAGGGGCTGCGGGTGCTCGCCGTCGCCTCCGCGATCGTCGGCGACCCGCCCGCCGACCCGGCCCGGCCGGTCGGGCTGCGCCCGGCGGGTCTGGTCGCCGTCGGCGATCCGCTGCGCGCGCAGGCGTCGGACATCGCCGCTGACTTCGACGCCGCCGGCGTGCGGCTGCTGCTCGTCACCGGCGACCACCCGGCGACCGCCGCCGCGATCGGCGGCCAGCTCGGGCTCTGGCGGGACGGCGACCCGCTCGCCCGCGGCGACGACGACGACCTGGCCGACGCGCACCCCGACACCCGGGTGTACGCCCGGACCCAGCCGGACCAGAAGCTCGACATCATCGCCGGTCTGCAAGCCCGGGGGCAGGTGGTGGCGATGACCGGCGACGGGGTGAACGACGCACCGGCACTGCGCCGCGCCGACATCGGCGTGGCGATGGGCGGTGGCACCGAGGTGGCCCGGCAGGCCGCCGACCTGGTTCTCGTCGACGACGATCTGTCCACCGTGGGCGCCGCGATCGGCGAAGGCCGCCGAATCTACGACAACATCCGCCGGTTCCTGCGGTACGCCCTCTCCGGCGGGGTCGCCGAGATCGCGGTGATGCTGCTCGGGCCGCTGTTCGGGCTGGCCGTACCGCTGCTGCCGGCGCAGATCCTCTGGGTCAACCTGCTCACCCACGGCGTGCCGGGGGTGGCGCTGGGCGCCGAGCCGGCCGAGCCGGGCACGATGCGGCGAACGCCCCGCTCCCCCGCCGAGTCGGTGCTCGGCGCCGGCCTCGGCCGCGACGTGCTGGTCACCGGCGGGCTGATCGCGGCCGTGGTGCTCGGTGCCGGCGTGGCCGCCGGATGGGCCGACCGGCCCTGGCAGTCGGTGGTGTTCGTGGTGCTCGGGCTGGCCCAGCTCGGCGTGGCGCTGGCCGTCCGGGCGTCCCGCCCGCCCGGTACCCGGCACGGCAACCTCGCGCTGCCGGTCGCGGTTGCCGTCTCGGCGCTGCTCCAGGTCGCCGGGGTGCTGCTGCCCCCGCTGCGCGAGCTGCTCGGCACCGAGCCGCTGGGCGCCGTGGACCTGGTCGCCTGCGCCGCGGTCAGTGTCCTGCCGGGCCTGGTCCTGCGCCTGACCCGCCGCACCGCCGCCCGCTGA
- a CDS encoding M48 family metalloprotease — protein sequence MTGDARVGRPADTGFLLLPLAALVFSTAALLATLSAGTLLVPPGCGLGDILTHPCSSMVNTLQMTFNIMIIPGAVMFLWLSRWHRRRTRPLDKAVFPAAVDVVGEVLPSVRLPVPVEVVLGPWLGRRAFTGGTGAKPYVALGPELLTLPAKGPAGRQVLEAVLRHELAHVQNLDLLRLQFATSLRISTRASALLTALLLLAQQIWSAQPIPAGTAVGVALRAVLLAVVAELVVRAFFRAREHEADLRAAAGTPGGLRAALHAGRERPRGLRERLLARHPTAAARLAGLADDRMVLALPLGQLFGAGLFTAVVLANSQLLVDLLLAADLLDRPRPDATPWLSLSIVALSAVPVGVFLALGSWRDAQARRLAGRPPRPALAGAVFGVALLAGMYLAPYPALVPTTASGGAPPHQGPPLVTGLVVCVSGAIVLCWWLTALAGRSAPGGLARAVLLPVAVLAGVALLQLIWEVTGWLVEQKLGCRFSPVGCGPLAAPRIVLSLLAEPWAVVPLTLATLTLVAVVLHRYGAVAVNRWWVAGVVAAGIGMVVVLPRLSLANALTLEMWESLHYPLGIVDLTMALQVALLAAVVLTASLPRTVAGPVAATAALVVIAVGLAVWTLDWVGHMPLQPDEYGFVAGQYLGAAYGLVLPAVVAVLAVRSGWERLDRRRAGGTAAPPMARRPGDDHRADQPAGSGT from the coding sequence GTGACCGGCGACGCGCGGGTCGGTCGGCCCGCCGACACCGGCTTCCTGCTGTTGCCCCTCGCCGCGCTGGTGTTCAGCACGGCGGCGCTGCTGGCGACGTTGTCGGCGGGGACGCTCCTCGTGCCACCTGGCTGCGGCCTGGGGGACATCCTCACCCACCCCTGCTCCAGCATGGTCAACACCCTCCAGATGACTTTCAACATCATGATCATTCCCGGGGCGGTCATGTTCCTGTGGCTGTCCCGGTGGCACCGGCGGCGGACCCGGCCGCTGGACAAGGCGGTGTTCCCGGCGGCGGTGGACGTCGTCGGCGAGGTGTTGCCGTCGGTCCGGCTACCCGTGCCGGTCGAGGTGGTTCTCGGACCGTGGCTGGGCCGGCGGGCGTTCACCGGCGGCACCGGCGCGAAGCCGTACGTGGCCCTCGGACCGGAGCTGCTGACCCTGCCCGCCAAGGGGCCGGCCGGCCGGCAGGTCCTCGAGGCGGTGCTCCGGCACGAGCTGGCCCACGTGCAGAATCTGGACCTGCTCCGGTTGCAGTTCGCCACCTCGCTGCGGATCAGCACCCGGGCGAGCGCACTGCTCACCGCGCTGCTCCTGCTTGCCCAGCAGATCTGGTCAGCGCAGCCGATCCCGGCCGGTACGGCGGTCGGGGTGGCGCTCCGGGCAGTGCTGCTCGCGGTCGTCGCGGAGCTGGTGGTCCGGGCGTTCTTCCGGGCCCGCGAGCACGAGGCGGACCTGCGGGCCGCCGCTGGCACGCCGGGCGGCCTCCGGGCCGCCCTGCACGCCGGCCGGGAACGCCCGCGCGGGCTACGTGAGCGACTGCTCGCCCGGCACCCGACCGCAGCCGCCCGGCTCGCCGGGCTCGCGGACGACCGGATGGTGTTGGCCCTGCCGCTGGGCCAGCTGTTCGGTGCCGGGCTGTTCACCGCGGTCGTGCTCGCCAACAGTCAGCTCCTGGTCGACCTGCTGCTCGCCGCCGATCTCCTCGATCGGCCCCGGCCGGACGCCACACCATGGCTGTCCCTGTCGATCGTGGCGCTGTCCGCGGTCCCGGTGGGCGTCTTCCTCGCCCTGGGCAGTTGGCGGGACGCCCAGGCACGGCGGCTCGCCGGTCGCCCGCCCCGGCCAGCGCTGGCCGGGGCGGTGTTCGGCGTCGCCCTGCTCGCCGGGATGTACCTGGCCCCGTACCCCGCGCTCGTTCCCACCACCGCATCTGGCGGCGCACCGCCGCACCAGGGCCCACCGCTGGTGACGGGTCTGGTGGTGTGTGTCTCGGGCGCGATCGTGCTGTGCTGGTGGCTCACCGCCCTGGCCGGCCGGTCGGCACCGGGCGGGCTCGCCCGTGCCGTCCTGCTGCCGGTCGCCGTGCTGGCGGGTGTCGCGCTCCTCCAACTGATCTGGGAGGTGACCGGCTGGCTGGTCGAGCAGAAGCTGGGGTGCCGGTTCTCACCGGTGGGGTGCGGGCCGCTGGCCGCGCCGCGCATCGTGCTCAGCCTGCTCGCCGAGCCGTGGGCCGTCGTGCCGCTGACGTTGGCGACGCTCACCCTGGTGGCAGTGGTGCTGCACCGGTACGGTGCCGTCGCGGTCAACAGGTGGTGGGTGGCGGGCGTCGTCGCGGCCGGGATCGGGATGGTCGTGGTGCTGCCCCGGCTGTCGTTGGCCAACGCACTGACGCTCGAGATGTGGGAGTCCCTCCACTACCCGCTCGGCATCGTCGACCTGACCATGGCTCTCCAGGTGGCGCTGCTGGCGGCGGTGGTGCTGACGGCGTCGCTGCCCCGCACGGTGGCCGGACCGGTGGCCGCCACCGCCGCCCTGGTGGTGATCGCCGTGGGACTCGCGGTCTGGACACTCGACTGGGTCGGCCACATGCCGCTGCAACCCGACGAATACGGGTTCGTCGCCGGTCAGTACCTCGGCGCGGCGTACGGCCTGGTCCTGCCCGCGGTGGTGGCGGTGCTGGCCGTCCGGTCGGGGTGGGAACGGCTCGACCGCCGGCGGGCCGGCGGCACGGCGGCTCCGCCGATGGCCCGGCGGCCCGGTGACGACCACCGCGCCGACCAGCCCGCCGGCAGCGGCACGTAG
- the ppdK gene encoding pyruvate, phosphate dikinase: MTRYVYDFIEGDRSKVDLLGGKGANLAEMTRLGLPVPPGFTVSTDACRAYLADGRPPVGLFDEVNAHLREIEVRLGRPLGDPHDPLLLAVRSGGRYSMPGMMETILDIGLNDATVAGLAARTGDERFAWDSYRRLIQMFGRTVHGVPAEYFERELAVVRTAAGPAGPDAVALRALVDTYKKVYAARVGHDFPQAPHEQLYLAIRAVFESWNAERAVLYRRREHIPDDLGTAVNVMAMVFGNLGADSGTGVAFTRDPATGEPGVYGDYLADAQGEDVVAGIRNTVPLAELERIDPASFGELVRIMSVLERHYRDLCDVEFTIERGRLWMLQTRVGKRTPAAAFTIAAQLVDEGLITIDEALHRVDGAQLTQLMFPAFDRSVAPPPLTTGVGASPGAAVGAVVFDSAAAVAADVPVILVRQETNPDDLPGMIAATGVLTARGGKTSHAAVVARGMGRTCVCGAEALRIDAGRGEFSVGDRVFRAGDVISIDGTTGAVYPGAVPVAPSPVARYLAGELTPESDRLVAAVDRLLQHADAVRRVGVRANADTPADAARARAHGAAGIGLCRTEHMFLGERRELVERLILADGPAERSDTLTALLPVQRADFVEILAAMDGLPVTVRLLDPPLHEFLPPLSDLAALVARAEALDQDPGRDATLLAAVRRMHEANPMLGLRGVRLGLVLPGLFAMQVRALAEAAAQRARDGGDPRPEIMVPLVDDVRELATVRAEIDEVLATVPDAPPIPVGTMVETPRAALTAGDLAREAHFFSFGTNDLTQTTWAFSRDDVEASFVGTYLERGILTVSPFETVDAAGVGRLVRLAVAEGRAARPDLTIGVCGEHGGDPESIAFFAEVGLDYVSCSPYRLPIARLAAGRAAARPTGDTADSR, from the coding sequence ATGACGCGATACGTCTACGACTTCATCGAGGGTGACCGAAGCAAGGTCGACCTGCTCGGCGGCAAGGGCGCAAACCTGGCGGAGATGACCCGGCTCGGGCTGCCGGTGCCGCCCGGCTTCACCGTCAGTACCGACGCCTGCCGGGCGTACCTCGCCGACGGCCGACCGCCGGTCGGGCTCTTCGACGAGGTCAACGCGCATCTGCGGGAGATCGAGGTACGGCTGGGCCGGCCACTCGGTGATCCGCACGACCCGCTGCTGCTCGCGGTCCGCTCCGGCGGCCGGTACTCGATGCCCGGGATGATGGAGACGATCCTCGACATCGGCCTCAACGACGCCACGGTGGCGGGGTTGGCCGCGCGGACCGGCGACGAACGCTTCGCCTGGGACTCGTACCGTCGGTTGATCCAGATGTTCGGGCGGACGGTACACGGGGTGCCGGCCGAGTATTTCGAGCGGGAACTGGCGGTGGTCCGCACCGCGGCCGGGCCGGCGGGGCCGGACGCGGTGGCGCTGCGGGCGCTGGTCGACACGTACAAGAAGGTGTACGCCGCGCGCGTCGGCCACGACTTCCCGCAGGCCCCGCACGAGCAGCTCTACCTGGCCATCCGCGCGGTCTTCGAGTCATGGAACGCCGAACGGGCGGTGCTCTACCGGCGGCGCGAGCACATCCCGGACGACCTGGGCACCGCGGTCAACGTGATGGCGATGGTCTTCGGGAACCTTGGCGCGGACTCGGGCACCGGTGTGGCGTTCACCCGCGACCCAGCCACCGGCGAGCCCGGCGTGTACGGCGACTACCTCGCCGACGCACAGGGCGAGGACGTGGTGGCCGGCATCCGCAACACGGTGCCGCTGGCCGAGTTGGAGCGGATCGACCCGGCGAGCTTCGGCGAGCTGGTGCGGATCATGAGCGTCCTGGAGCGGCACTACCGGGACCTGTGCGACGTTGAGTTCACCATCGAACGGGGCCGGCTGTGGATGTTGCAGACCCGGGTCGGCAAGCGAACCCCGGCCGCGGCGTTCACGATCGCCGCCCAGCTCGTGGACGAAGGGTTGATCACGATCGACGAGGCGCTGCACCGGGTCGACGGCGCGCAGCTGACCCAGCTGATGTTCCCGGCCTTCGACCGGTCGGTAGCGCCGCCGCCGCTGACCACCGGAGTCGGCGCTTCCCCAGGGGCCGCGGTCGGCGCGGTCGTGTTCGACTCGGCGGCCGCGGTCGCGGCGGACGTGCCGGTGATCCTGGTCCGGCAGGAGACCAACCCCGACGACCTGCCCGGCATGATCGCCGCGACCGGCGTGCTCACCGCCCGCGGTGGAAAGACGTCGCATGCCGCAGTGGTCGCCAGGGGCATGGGGCGGACCTGCGTCTGCGGGGCCGAGGCGCTGCGCATCGACGCCGGACGCGGCGAGTTCAGCGTCGGCGACCGGGTGTTCCGGGCCGGCGACGTGATCTCCATCGACGGCACCACCGGCGCGGTCTACCCCGGCGCGGTGCCGGTGGCACCCTCCCCCGTCGCCCGATACCTCGCCGGTGAGCTGACCCCGGAGTCCGACCGGCTGGTGGCGGCCGTGGACCGGCTGCTCCAGCACGCCGACGCGGTACGTCGGGTGGGCGTGCGCGCCAACGCCGACACGCCCGCCGACGCGGCGCGGGCCCGCGCCCACGGGGCGGCCGGGATCGGGCTGTGCCGCACCGAGCACATGTTCCTCGGTGAGCGGCGGGAGCTGGTGGAGCGGCTGATTCTCGCCGACGGACCGGCGGAACGGTCGGATACCCTGACCGCGCTGCTGCCCGTGCAGCGGGCGGACTTCGTCGAGATCCTCGCCGCGATGGACGGGCTGCCGGTGACCGTCCGGCTGCTCGACCCACCGCTACACGAGTTCCTGCCACCGCTGTCCGACCTGGCCGCGCTGGTGGCCCGCGCGGAGGCGCTCGACCAGGACCCGGGACGGGACGCCACCCTGCTGGCCGCCGTCCGCCGGATGCACGAGGCCAACCCGATGCTCGGGCTGCGCGGCGTGCGGCTCGGCCTGGTCCTTCCCGGGCTGTTCGCCATGCAGGTCCGGGCGCTCGCCGAGGCCGCCGCGCAGCGGGCCCGCGACGGGGGTGATCCCCGGCCGGAGATCATGGTGCCGCTGGTCGACGACGTTCGGGAACTGGCCACGGTCCGCGCCGAGATCGACGAGGTCCTCGCCACCGTGCCGGACGCCCCACCCATCCCCGTCGGCACGATGGTCGAGACGCCCCGCGCGGCGCTGACCGCCGGGGACCTTGCCCGCGAAGCACACTTCTTCTCGTTCGGCACGAACGATTTGACCCAGACCACCTGGGCGTTCTCCCGGGACGACGTGGAGGCCTCGTTCGTCGGCACCTACCTGGAGCGCGGGATCCTCACCGTCTCCCCGTTCGAGACGGTCGACGCGGCCGGGGTGGGGCGCCTGGTCCGGCTCGCCGTCGCCGAGGGGCGGGCGGCCCGCCCCGACCTCACGATCGGCGTGTGCGGGGAGCACGGCGGCGACCCGGAGTCGATCGCCTTTTTCGCCGAGGTCGGGCTGGACTACGTCTCCTGCTCGCCGTACCGGCTGCCGATCGCCCGGCTGGCCGCCGGCCGGGCCGCCGCGCGGCCGACCGGCGACACCGCCGACTCCCGGTGA
- a CDS encoding GNAT family N-acetyltransferase codes for MTADLRLRPVHDGDLPLFFAHLQDAEANWMAAFGPADPGDRVVFDAHWRRVRDDPAVVPRTVVVGGDVVGHVIAFPAGDCTEVSYWIDPRRWGRGYATGALTELLAEVSHRPVHARVAKDNRASLAVLRKCGFVVTGEDRGYAQGRGAEVAEWVLELSGPAPLAA; via the coding sequence ATGACCGCCGACCTGCGCCTGCGCCCCGTCCACGACGGTGACCTGCCGCTGTTCTTCGCCCACCTGCAGGACGCCGAGGCCAACTGGATGGCCGCGTTCGGCCCGGCGGATCCGGGCGACCGAGTCGTGTTCGACGCGCACTGGCGTCGGGTCCGCGACGACCCGGCCGTGGTGCCACGCACGGTGGTCGTCGGCGGTGACGTGGTCGGACACGTGATCGCGTTCCCGGCCGGCGACTGCACCGAGGTCAGCTACTGGATCGACCCGCGCCGCTGGGGTCGGGGGTACGCCACCGGCGCGCTCACCGAACTGCTCGCCGAGGTGTCGCACCGGCCGGTGCACGCCCGCGTAGCCAAGGACAACCGTGCCTCGCTCGCCGTGCTACGCAAGTGCGGCTTCGTCGTCACCGGCGAGGACCGCGGGTACGCTCAGGGGCGCGGCGCCGAGGTGGCGGAGTGGGTCCTGGAACTCTCCGGGCCGGCCCCGCTAGCGGCCTGA